In a single window of the Acidobacteriota bacterium genome:
- a CDS encoding MBL fold metallo-hydrolase translates to MTVMLKGIVLTSLLLLTVTATNVSRQNKTQVVLLGTGTPNADPDRSGPAVAVVVNDIPYVVDSGPGVVRRAAAAAQNGVKGLAVEKLRRLFITHLHSDHTAGLPDFMFTPAVLERDAALEIFGPKGIKRMVSHIRQAYSEDMNIRLHGLEPSKPRGYGFDVHEINAGVVYKDSNVTISAFNVKHGSWKYAYGFRVETPGKVIVISGDCAPSDSVVDACNGCDVLIHEVYSTAGFARRPTEWQRYHSSFHTSSKELAELASKAKPKLLVLYHQLFWGTTPDQLIGEIKKYYQGNVISGNDLDIY, encoded by the coding sequence ATGACTGTAATGTTGAAGGGAATTGTGCTTACCTCTCTTTTGTTGCTGACGGTCACAGCAACAAACGTCTCTCGGCAAAATAAAACGCAAGTCGTCTTATTGGGGACGGGAACTCCCAACGCAGACCCAGATCGTTCGGGACCGGCTGTAGCTGTTGTTGTCAACGACATTCCTTACGTCGTTGACAGTGGGCCTGGTGTTGTTCGTCGAGCGGCTGCTGCTGCCCAAAATGGGGTCAAAGGTTTGGCTGTCGAAAAACTTCGACGGTTGTTTATTACTCACTTGCATTCGGATCACACAGCGGGCCTGCCGGATTTCATGTTCACACCGGCGGTTTTGGAGCGAGACGCAGCACTGGAGATTTTTGGACCCAAAGGCATCAAACGAATGGTGAGCCATATTCGCCAGGCATATTCCGAAGATATGAATATTCGGTTGCATGGGTTGGAGCCGAGCAAACCGCGCGGTTACGGATTTGATGTGCACGAGATTAATGCAGGTGTCGTATACAAGGATTCGAATGTGACCATCTCTGCTTTTAACGTCAAACATGGTTCGTGGAAATATGCTTACGGATTTCGGGTCGAGACGCCTGGCAAGGTGATTGTTATTTCAGGAGATTGTGCGCCCAGCGACAGTGTAGTTGACGCTTGCAATGGCTGCGATGTGTTAATTCACGAGGTCTATTCAACTGCAGGATTTGCTCGGCGGCCAACGGAATGGCAGCGTTATCACAGTAGTTTTCACACCTCATCAAAGGAACTTGCTGAATTGGCTAGTAAGGCAAAGCCAAAGTTACTTGTTTTGTATCATCAGTTATTTTGGGGAACTACACCGGACCAATTGATTGGAGAAATCAAGAAATACTATCAAGGTAATGTTATTTCAGGGAACGATCTTGATATTTACTAA